The genomic stretch TGTCTCTTTTATCGGCATGGCTACTGCGCAAAGGGCGTGCCGGCGCCGCAGTTCATTGAAGATGCAGCCTGTTTATACTGCCAGGCGACACCGTTATCTCTTAATAGCGGTGTCGCGGCTGGCAGCGTCAGGCGCCGGTCATATCGGGAGAATGCCGGGTGACCACCGGCTCAAGCTTGATACGCATGGCGTAAATCACGCCGACGATCAGGCACAGAATACCGACGGCGGTCATCAGCGGCGGCCACGACTGGCGCAGTATAAAGGTATACGCTAGCGCCGACAGGGTTTCAAACACCAGCAACGGCCCTACCAGTACGGTGGGCAGACGCTGGCTGGCGGCATTCCAGCACAGGGTGCCGAGCCAGGAACTGAACAGGCCGATGACCGCTATCAGCGTCAGGAAACGCCACGGCTGCGGGCCGAACGGCAGCGTAAAATCCGGCGTCGTGACAGCGAGATAACTGTTGACCAGGATGAATCCGGCCAGCGCGATCGGCAACGTCGCCAGCCCCTGCGCGGTGGCCCAGGTGGCAGGCTGTCGATCCGGGTTCTGACGCAGCCAGCGCGCGTTGCGCAGCGGATACCATGTCCAGCAGACGAGCGCCAGCAGCGCCAACGCTATACCGACAAGGTAACGCCCGGCCGGCACATCGGCCGCTTCGCCGTTCAGTTCCGCCATATTCACCAGCAGCAAACCCAATGCAATCAACAGTAACGCCGGAACCAGCCGCCGCCAGGGCATACGTCCGTCGTGACGGCCGTACAGCAGGTTGGCGCTTACCGCCATCACCACCGGCAGCGTGCCGATCAGCATACTGGTGATCGGCACGCCGATGCGTTGAATCGCCGCGGTCAGGAACAGGTAATAAAGTAAATTGCCTACCGCCGCCAGTTTGAATGCCTCCAGCCAGTCGCGGCGCGTCAGCTGTAGCAGCCGTTTTCGGTCTATCCATGCCAGCGGCAATACAATCAGCCCGAATGCCAGGTAACGTCCGGTGGACAATTGCATGGCGGGGTAATCCGGCACCAGCAAGGGCGCGACAAACACCAGTCCCCACATCAGCCCGGCGGACAGGGCAAAAAAGATCCCACTTAGCATGTTTTTTCCTGTTGATACGGCTATGTTCCTGCAATCACTTATATATACCCGCCATCACGCACATTGCGAAAAGCAACCGCGGACTGCCGTTGCACGACGGGGTGAAATACGCCGTCATATCACAAAAAGTTATAAATAGTAAATTTTCCTTATTTGTACGGAATAACAATACTTCGTATGAATAGTGATAACAAGAACGACGGACAAGGGACAAGGGCGTGAACTTTCAACAACTGAAGATTATCCGTGAATCGGCGCGGTGCAACTATAACCTGACCGAAGTCGCCAATACCCTGTTCACTTCCCAGTCTGGCGTGAGCCGTCACATCCGCGAGCTGGAAGAAGAACTGGGTATTGAGATTTTTATCCGCCGCGGCAAGCGTCTGCTGGGTATGACGGAGCCGGGCAAAGAGCTGCTGGTCATGGCCGAACGTATTCTCAACGATGCCAATCATATTCGGCGGCTGGCGAACCTGTTCAGCGACAACGACGTCGGGCAACTGGTGATCGCCACCACTCACACGCAGGCGCGTTACAGCTTGCCGGGCGTGATCAAGGAGTTTCGCGCGCTTTATCCGCAGGTGCAACTGGTGCTCAATCAGGGTACGCCGGATGAAATCGTGGCGATGCTGGAATCCGGCGAAGCGGACATTGGCATCGCTACCGAGCAGTTGATGAACGTGAATTCGCTGGCGGCATTTCCTTACTACCGCTGGCATCACGCTATTCTGGTGCCGGAAGGGCATGCGCTGGCGGACGAGCCGGCGGTCACGCTTGATAAGCTCAGCGCGGTGCCGCTGATTACTTACCGGCAGGGCATCACCGGTCGTTCCCGTATCGATCGCGCGTTCGCCGCCGCCGGCCTGACGCCGCATATTTCCATCAGCGCGCAGGACTCGGATGTGATTAAGACCTACGTCGAACTGGGGCTGGGGGTGGGCATCGTCGCCGACATGTCGTTTGACGCGACGCGCGATCCCGGACTGGTGCGGCTGGATGCGCGCCATCTGTTTGAAGCCAGCACGGTCTGGCTGGGTCTTAAACGCGGGCAGTTGCAACGCAATTACACCTGGAAGTTTATTCAACTGTGCAACCCGGAGCTGACGCAGGATGACATCAAGGCTCGGGTGTTCGCCGAAGACAACGAAGCGGTGATCGATTATCAAATCTGACGGCGGCGATTCAACCGCCAGTCCCCGAAAATCCGGCCGCGTGTTGTTGCTGCGCGTCCGGATTTTTTTGTGATGGTCATCGGCGCTGGGGCAGCCGGCACACAGTGATGAAACGCATAATTATGAAAAGTTCCCTGAATGAAGCGCTTGATCTCAGGGGGAGGGGATAGTAGCATGCCGCGGCATAACAACAGGTTATGCTTTTTTATTTTCTTTTGCGATACAAATAGTTGCGCATTTTAAATGCATAACTATTTGATTACGCACTCTGTTTTGGTGAGTCACATGTTTGCCTGTGGATCACGTAATTGTGCAAAAAACAACCTTCACCTCTCCCCTTATCTGTCGTAGTTCAGCAGTTAGCTGGAATGTCCGATGGCAGTGGTTTCACCATCGGCAAGTAGTCGCAGGGAGCA from Dickeya fangzhongdai encodes the following:
- a CDS encoding DMT family transporter encodes the protein MLSGIFFALSAGLMWGLVFVAPLLVPDYPAMQLSTGRYLAFGLIVLPLAWIDRKRLLQLTRRDWLEAFKLAAVGNLLYYLFLTAAIQRIGVPITSMLIGTLPVVMAVSANLLYGRHDGRMPWRRLVPALLLIALGLLLVNMAELNGEAADVPAGRYLVGIALALLALVCWTWYPLRNARWLRQNPDRQPATWATAQGLATLPIALAGFILVNSYLAVTTPDFTLPFGPQPWRFLTLIAVIGLFSSWLGTLCWNAASQRLPTVLVGPLLVFETLSALAYTFILRQSWPPLMTAVGILCLIVGVIYAMRIKLEPVVTRHSPDMTGA
- the cbl gene encoding HTH-type transcriptional regulator Cbl, whose protein sequence is MNFQQLKIIRESARCNYNLTEVANTLFTSQSGVSRHIRELEEELGIEIFIRRGKRLLGMTEPGKELLVMAERILNDANHIRRLANLFSDNDVGQLVIATTHTQARYSLPGVIKEFRALYPQVQLVLNQGTPDEIVAMLESGEADIGIATEQLMNVNSLAAFPYYRWHHAILVPEGHALADEPAVTLDKLSAVPLITYRQGITGRSRIDRAFAAAGLTPHISISAQDSDVIKTYVELGLGVGIVADMSFDATRDPGLVRLDARHLFEASTVWLGLKRGQLQRNYTWKFIQLCNPELTQDDIKARVFAEDNEAVIDYQI